One window of Gloeothece citriformis PCC 7424 genomic DNA carries:
- a CDS encoding Uma2 family endonuclease, with protein MSINVQPEEILSVQEEEFTPPLPPTDLIFDDGEPLESNRHRIAMNTLIRSAEVVLANRREDFFVGGNMFIYYSSEQARNRDFRGPDFFAVLNVDGRVDRQGWVVWEENGRYPDVIIELMSPSTAKIDVGAKKKIYAEIFRTPDYFVFDPFDPNSLRGWHLNLDQGYQELTPNEQGWLWCSRLELWLGIWEGTIGREEAIWLRFYDQQGNLRLLPEEAAQQQADIAQQQAQIAQQQAQIAQQQAEIAQQQAETERQRAETERQRAERLAERLKALGVDPDTI; from the coding sequence ATGTCTATAAACGTTCAACCCGAAGAAATCTTATCTGTTCAAGAGGAAGAATTTACTCCCCCTCTCCCCCCAACCGATTTAATTTTTGATGACGGAGAACCCTTGGAAAGTAATCGACATCGAATTGCTATGAATACTTTAATTCGGTCAGCAGAAGTCGTTTTAGCTAACCGAAGAGAGGACTTTTTTGTCGGGGGTAATATGTTCATTTATTATAGTAGTGAACAAGCCCGAAATCGAGATTTTCGAGGCCCCGATTTTTTTGCGGTTTTAAATGTAGATGGACGAGTCGATCGTCAAGGGTGGGTAGTTTGGGAAGAAAATGGACGTTATCCGGATGTCATTATTGAATTAATGTCTCCTAGTACCGCTAAAATAGATGTGGGAGCTAAAAAGAAAATTTATGCCGAAATCTTTCGTACTCCTGACTATTTTGTCTTTGATCCATTTGACCCTAATTCCCTACGAGGATGGCATTTAAATTTAGATCAAGGCTATCAAGAATTAACCCCCAATGAACAAGGCTGGTTATGGTGTTCTCGCTTAGAATTATGGTTAGGCATATGGGAGGGAACGATCGGACGGGAGGAGGCAATATGGCTACGCTTTTACGATCAACAGGGGAATTTAAGGCTCTTACCCGAAGAAGCCGCCCAACAACAAGCCGACATTGCCCAACAACAAGCCCAAATTGCCCAACAACAAGCCCAAATTGCCCAACAACAAGCCGAAATTGCCCAACAACAAGCCGAAACAGAACGTCAACGCGCAGAAACGGAACGTCAACGCGCGGAACGTTTAGCAGAGCGATTAAAAGCTTTAGGTGTAGATCCAGATACCATATAA